From one Candidatus Dadabacteria bacterium genomic stretch:
- a CDS encoding F0F1 ATP synthase subunit epsilon: MSGQTLTLRVITPSGLALEERVSTVVLKGDLGEFGILAGHVPMVSTIVEGEMRYESSGGSGSFIARGGITEVRDDTVTVLTKAVESPGDGAGKTD, from the coding sequence TTGTCCGGACAAACCCTCACTCTCAGAGTCATAACCCCTTCGGGGCTCGCGCTTGAAGAGCGGGTCTCAACCGTGGTTCTCAAGGGCGACCTCGGGGAATTCGGCATTCTTGCCGGTCATGTCCCCATGGTGTCAACTATTGTTGAGGGCGAGATGCGGTATGAGAGCTCCGGCGGGAGCGGGTCGTTCATCGCGCGCGGCGGCATCACCGAGGTCAGGGACGACACGGTAACGGTGCTTACAAAGGCCGTTGAGAGCCCGGGCGACGGGGCGGGTAAGACAGATTAA
- the ruvX gene encoding Holliday junction resolvase RuvX, which yields MKTLALDVGTKTIGVAVSDELGITANGLGVVRRTDEKNDLQSLAALINEHKPGRIVVGIPFNADGSLGERARAIKDFSETVSRTFGIKTVLWDESFSTKEAEKALIGGGMGRKKRKKVVDKVAATVILREYLDSAEG from the coding sequence ATGAAAACCCTTGCTCTTGATGTCGGAACGAAAACCATCGGCGTTGCCGTGAGCGATGAACTGGGCATCACGGCAAACGGCCTTGGGGTTGTCCGGCGGACGGATGAAAAAAACGACCTGCAATCCCTCGCGGCTTTGATAAACGAACACAAGCCGGGGCGCATTGTGGTCGGAATCCCGTTTAACGCGGACGGCTCTCTCGGAGAGCGGGCGAGGGCGATAAAAGACTTTTCCGAAACGGTTTCCCGGACTTTCGGAATAAAGACGGTTCTGTGGGATGAAAGTTTCTCCACCAAAGAGGCGGAAAAAGCGCTAATCGGCGGCGGAATGGGCAGAAAGAAAAGAAAAAAAGTTGTTGATAAGGTCGCCGCAACGGTCATACTGCGGGAATATCTGGACAGCGCGGAGGGATAA
- a CDS encoding BolA/IbaG family iron-sulfur metabolism protein: MSPENIKSAIEKSINASHVEVSGDDGAHFEAVVVSGEFEGKTPVERHKMVYAALGDAMREEIHALSIKTYTPGQYGG; this comes from the coding sequence GTGAGCCCGGAAAACATCAAGTCCGCCATAGAAAAATCAATCAACGCCTCCCATGTTGAGGTCAGCGGCGATGACGGAGCGCACTTTGAGGCGGTCGTGGTATCAGGCGAATTTGAGGGCAAAACGCCGGTTGAGAGGCACAAGATGGTTTACGCCGCGCTCGGAGACGCAATGAGAGAGGAGATACACGCCCTTTCAATCAAAACCTACACACCGGGGCAATACGGAGGATAA
- a CDS encoding DoxX family protein has translation MILKHLFATSGYAPLIARVTLGVVIFPHGFLKIIEFDQSMASLTTWAGLPSVVAFLVIIGESLGAVSLIVGFLSRFCALSIGIIMTGVMMMHLQHGFFMNWRGNQAGEGIEYTLLAIGLALAVTVSGGGYLSVDRLIARARL, from the coding sequence ATGATTCTCAAACACCTTTTTGCAACTTCGGGATACGCGCCCCTCATAGCGCGGGTGACTCTGGGAGTCGTGATTTTTCCGCACGGCTTCCTGAAAATTATAGAGTTTGACCAGAGTATGGCGAGCCTCACCACCTGGGCCGGATTGCCGTCCGTGGTGGCGTTTCTGGTGATAATAGGGGAATCGCTGGGCGCGGTTTCCCTGATAGTGGGCTTTCTGTCGCGTTTCTGCGCGCTGTCAATAGGCATCATAATGACGGGAGTGATGATGATGCACCTCCAGCACGGGTTTTTTATGAACTGGCGCGGAAATCAGGCGGGCGAGGGGATTGAATACACCCTTCTCGCCATCGGTCTTGCGCTTGCGGTTACCGTTTCGGGCGGCGGCTACCTATCCGTTGACAGGCTGATAGCGCGCGCCCGCCTTTAG
- a CDS encoding type II toxin-antitoxin system HicA family toxin, which produces MLVSHDPRFEFYKNKGKGSHRAIEHPDISGRRVAFTIPVHREGDDIKTPYLSKIMRNFKLPKGFFN; this is translated from the coding sequence ATGCTTGTCAGTCACGACCCCCGGTTTGAGTTCTACAAAAATAAGGGCAAGGGTAGCCACAGGGCTATAGAACACCCTGACATTTCCGGCAGGCGCGTTGCCTTTACAATTCCGGTTCACCGTGAGGGAGATGACATCAAGACACCCTACCTGTCCAAGATAATGAGAAATTTCAAACTGCCGAAAGGCTTTTTTAACTGA
- a CDS encoding adenosylcobalamin-dependent ribonucleoside-diphosphate reductase: MSSEKTETGKTGNGATEERGNIFELPKKSLSNDTVFSGEERPEVPRLVTEKPDESGRDLPPETIEEFGGDELRARVFFEKYALKDEEGGTVETRPQEMWKRVASEMASPETTPELREEWTEKFYWLLSNFRFIPGGRILFGAGQTRRSTLLNCYFMPIKEDSIEGIFEWCKEAARTYSFGGGVGTDISPLRPKGAPVNNSAIHSTGAVSFMELLSTTTGTIGQAGRRGALMITIDVSHPDIFSFLDIKNDSDRSQVKFANISVKVSDKFMKAVEEDGDFDLEYENKKVRMRKTVKARDIWTRLVKSAWASAEPGLIFWDAVKRYSPTEYGGMEVEGVNPCSEQALENYGNCCLGNINMSLFVKNEFTKDARVDWENLDRSLSYSVRFLDNVLDYNEHKHPLGFQTDASRRSRRIGVGFTGFGDMLAKLGKRYDSDEAVEFTDNIFNHIKNTVYSSSAKLAGEKGVFPAYDAKQHFKSPFLDTLDGDVLDSVRENGLRNACILTVPPVGSGSVLAGTSSGIEPIFALSYFRRSESLSKEQFKVYHPLVGDYLEKFSLSGEEDLPGDLFITSHDIKPESRVRMQATIQKHIDSCISSTVNLPTDISLEEVEKVYFQSWKTGCKGITIYREGSREGILITEEQEEKNEKNRDGEISQATHPNLQTSSPHPLKNPPAEKEKRPQVLSGFTEVVRTGHGNLYVTVNTVEGRPFEVFVQIGKSGYTTMADAEAIGRLASLGLRAGISAKEIVEQLEGIGGASPVFSEGKLVMSIPDAVAAVLKRHFVETGEPHSQSGGPGRENESGSKDLRLASCPECNSPSIAFEAGCVTCRTCGYSKCG; the protein is encoded by the coding sequence ATGTCATCAGAGAAAACGGAAACGGGCAAGACCGGAAACGGTGCAACGGAGGAAAGAGGAAACATATTTGAACTTCCCAAGAAGTCTCTCTCAAATGATACCGTTTTTTCGGGCGAAGAGAGACCCGAAGTTCCGAGGCTCGTAACCGAGAAGCCCGACGAGAGCGGGCGGGACCTTCCCCCCGAAACCATTGAAGAATTCGGCGGAGACGAACTCCGCGCAAGGGTGTTCTTTGAGAAATACGCCCTGAAAGACGAAGAAGGCGGCACAGTTGAAACCCGCCCGCAGGAGATGTGGAAAAGGGTCGCCTCCGAAATGGCCTCCCCCGAAACCACGCCGGAGTTGCGCGAGGAATGGACGGAGAAGTTCTACTGGCTTCTTTCCAACTTCCGCTTCATCCCCGGCGGGAGAATCCTGTTCGGCGCCGGGCAGACGCGCCGCTCAACACTGCTTAACTGCTACTTTATGCCCATCAAGGAAGACTCCATAGAGGGGATATTTGAATGGTGCAAAGAGGCCGCAAGGACCTACTCCTTCGGCGGCGGCGTAGGCACGGACATCTCTCCCCTGAGGCCCAAGGGGGCGCCGGTAAACAACTCGGCAATCCACTCCACCGGAGCGGTCTCCTTTATGGAGCTTCTCTCCACCACCACGGGCACTATCGGGCAGGCGGGCAGAAGAGGAGCGCTGATGATCACCATAGACGTCAGCCACCCGGACATATTCAGTTTTCTTGACATAAAAAACGATTCGGACAGGTCTCAGGTCAAGTTCGCCAACATATCGGTGAAGGTTTCGGACAAGTTTATGAAGGCCGTGGAAGAGGACGGGGATTTTGACCTTGAATACGAAAACAAAAAAGTGCGGATGAGAAAGACGGTCAAAGCCAGAGACATCTGGACGCGGCTTGTAAAATCGGCGTGGGCTTCGGCGGAGCCGGGCCTCATCTTCTGGGATGCTGTGAAACGCTACTCACCCACCGAATACGGAGGCATGGAGGTTGAAGGCGTCAACCCGTGCAGCGAGCAGGCGCTTGAGAACTACGGAAACTGCTGTCTCGGCAACATAAACATGAGCCTTTTCGTCAAGAACGAGTTCACAAAGGACGCCCGTGTTGACTGGGAAAACCTTGACCGCTCGCTTTCATACTCCGTGCGTTTTCTTGACAACGTGCTGGACTACAACGAGCACAAACACCCGCTCGGCTTTCAGACCGACGCGTCCCGGCGCTCAAGGCGCATAGGCGTGGGCTTCACCGGTTTCGGCGACATGCTCGCCAAACTCGGCAAACGTTACGATTCGGATGAAGCCGTTGAGTTCACGGACAATATCTTCAACCACATCAAAAACACGGTTTACTCCTCCAGCGCCAAACTCGCGGGCGAGAAAGGGGTGTTCCCCGCATACGACGCAAAGCAGCACTTCAAAAGCCCGTTCCTTGACACCCTTGACGGAGACGTCCTTGATTCGGTGCGCGAGAACGGCCTCAGAAACGCCTGCATACTGACTGTTCCGCCGGTGGGAAGCGGCTCGGTTCTGGCAGGCACATCAAGCGGCATTGAGCCCATATTTGCGCTCTCCTACTTCAGAAGGTCGGAATCCCTCTCAAAGGAGCAGTTCAAGGTGTATCACCCGCTTGTGGGCGACTATCTGGAAAAGTTCAGCCTCTCCGGCGAGGAAGACCTGCCGGGCGACCTGTTTATAACATCCCACGACATAAAGCCGGAGTCCAGAGTCCGCATGCAGGCAACCATTCAGAAGCACATAGATTCGTGCATATCCAGCACAGTGAACCTTCCCACGGACATCTCTCTTGAAGAGGTGGAGAAGGTTTACTTCCAGTCGTGGAAGACCGGCTGCAAAGGCATAACCATTTACAGGGAAGGCTCCAGAGAGGGCATTCTCATAACCGAAGAGCAGGAAGAGAAAAATGAAAAGAATAGGGATGGGGAGATTTCACAAGCCACTCACCCCAACCTCCAAACCTCATCTCCTCATCCCTTAAAAAATCCTCCTGCTGAAAAGGAGAAAAGGCCGCAGGTGTTAAGCGGCTTTACGGAGGTTGTCCGCACGGGGCACGGCAACCTCTATGTTACGGTGAACACCGTGGAAGGAAGACCGTTTGAGGTTTTCGTTCAAATAGGAAAGTCCGGCTACACGACAATGGCGGACGCCGAAGCCATAGGTCGGCTTGCCTCTCTGGGGCTGAGAGCCGGCATCAGCGCAAAGGAGATAGTTGAGCAGCTTGAGGGAATAGGCGGAGCGTCTCCCGTATTCTCCGAGGGCAAACTGGTAATGTCCATTCCGGACGCGGTGGCGGCGGTGCTGAAAAGACACTTTGTTGAAACCGGAGAGCCCCACAGCCAAAGCGGCGGCCCCGGACGGGAAAATGAATCCGGGTCAAAAGACCTCCGGCTTGCGAGTTGCCCGGAGTGCAACAGCCCTTCCATCGCCTTTGAGGCGGGATGTGTAACCTGCAGAACCTGCGGATACTCAAAGTGCGGATAA
- a CDS encoding alpha/beta fold hydrolase translates to MPIAKVNGVNINYEEHGSGKPVFLIGGLGSTISSWDDQIPVYSKHFKVIVFDNRGSGLSSKPTAPYSTRDMADDTVALADFLGIEKASFAGKSMGGMIAQWIGINHPERVRRLVMGCSTAHRDEVGNLILETGRQISEKAGMGPVWLTALFLGYGRQYIEDNLTAIKERLAGVQTTPEDIAGYHGQCAACEGHETAGLLPRIKSPSLVMFGTEDNVTDPKRAAEVGELIPDATVRAFEGCGHGFWREKREEVDALVVDFLSSG, encoded by the coding sequence ATGCCGATTGCCAAAGTGAACGGGGTGAACATTAACTACGAGGAACACGGCTCTGGAAAGCCGGTTTTCCTCATCGGAGGGCTCGGAAGCACAATATCAAGCTGGGACGACCAAATACCGGTTTACTCAAAACACTTCAAAGTCATAGTGTTTGACAACAGAGGGTCGGGCCTCTCAAGCAAACCGACCGCCCCGTATTCCACACGGGACATGGCGGACGACACAGTCGCCCTTGCCGATTTTCTGGGGATTGAAAAGGCGTCTTTTGCGGGCAAGTCCATGGGCGGAATGATAGCGCAGTGGATAGGCATCAACCATCCCGAAAGAGTCCGGCGGCTGGTTATGGGCTGCTCAACCGCCCACAGGGACGAGGTCGGAAACCTGATACTTGAAACGGGCAGGCAAATATCCGAAAAGGCGGGCATGGGGCCCGTGTGGCTCACCGCGCTTTTCCTCGGCTACGGCAGGCAATACATTGAAGACAATCTCACCGCCATCAAAGAGCGCCTCGCCGGTGTGCAAACCACACCCGAAGACATTGCGGGATACCACGGCCAGTGCGCGGCGTGCGAAGGGCATGAAACCGCCGGGCTTCTTCCACGTATTAAGTCGCCCTCTCTTGTTATGTTCGGGACGGAAGACAACGTTACCGACCCGAAGCGGGCGGCGGAGGTGGGGGAACTCATACCGGACGCGACCGTCCGCGCGTTTGAAGGCTGCGGGCACGGATTCTGGCGCGAAAAAAGAGAGGAAGTGGACGCCCTTGTGGTTGACTTTCTCTCAAGCGGGTAG
- a CDS encoding DUF924 domain-containing protein, whose product MLNDGFARRIHRFWFGEMGENGLCDPELMSKWFAGDEGFDRLVEREFGAALRAAGAGEPEGMSQTPRGALACILLTDQFPRNIHRGVPESFAFDGLSLAVCRRGMEKGFDRSLFPIERIFFYMPLMHSESFAIQKISVETFSSLAGEFREAPEVYERLKSSEDFARRHFEIIERFGRYPHRNGILGRGSTEEEIEFLKQPGSSF is encoded by the coding sequence ATGCTGAATGACGGATTTGCGCGGCGGATACACCGGTTTTGGTTCGGTGAAATGGGCGAAAACGGGCTTTGCGACCCGGAGTTGATGTCAAAGTGGTTTGCCGGGGATGAGGGTTTTGACCGTCTTGTTGAGAGGGAGTTCGGCGCTGCTCTCCGGGCGGCGGGCGCGGGAGAGCCGGAGGGCATGTCTCAAACGCCACGCGGGGCGCTTGCCTGCATACTTCTCACCGACCAGTTTCCGCGCAACATTCACAGGGGCGTGCCGGAGTCTTTCGCGTTTGACGGCCTGTCTCTCGCCGTGTGCAGAAGGGGGATGGAAAAGGGGTTTGACAGGTCTCTTTTCCCTATTGAGAGGATTTTCTTTTACATGCCGCTGATGCATTCGGAAAGTTTTGCGATTCAGAAGATATCGGTTGAAACCTTTTCCTCTCTTGCCGGGGAGTTCAGGGAAGCCCCGGAGGTTTATGAAAGGCTGAAATCATCGGAGGATTTCGCCCGCAGGCATTTTGAAATTATAGAGAGGTTCGGCAGATACCCGCACAGGAACGGGATACTGGGGAGGGGAAGCACGGAGGAGGAGATTGAGTTTTTGAAACAGCCGGGGAGTTCGTTTTGA
- the cas12d gene encoding type V CRISPR-associated protein Cas12d, whose protein sequence is MKYKGLTGYSLHLKRIDFSGGKATRAVKYPIDCKNKKHLKNLADHIFSDYQAIVGDFNINDWIKNKEKEKHPYSLFDFWRDSLRAGVVFFPNAAELIDRFNPDIKESIKRQVQKTNPDFSNLVKDWDKLMGYVVLPREFRSNKTKGKVEAEMKEIFKLEKEETIDGNAKEFCFTIKSLIGKGKEEKHNILLKKYGINRNLLSETDMETNLTFCPHPDIPANREADIKDLMNTIQNMFGEKYKDRMGLDSEYNSQSNYLGAQLKRLREGKTGEIKADILKAAPVWKGKEKELEKRLDKLSQCAKKLADRPELAEWRIYRLQMGKIKSYVSNIETQKGKIEEQIEKHIEDFKEIRKDIEAGEFPLSKEYMEHLQKLENLAVGLRGKMEDSPHEELNFYDDLMGRFRSELNRRYQESDTNNKKAKYETAAHAYKSIHSDLRKIPAFPGETAKEMYKKYADSWERLKAGTEFLAETLKTPESGGRKPAQEDEEFLLGRLNSLKRIYGKQKEKDATLRNGSMNTARFAGVVRNAVLKAAKIDLHDCGEKDYFIRGKGVNSQRRWSGKDLSANIKGKNPLPLIEGLVKNLQPDWNGIFKMKGGFKNAIHELLDAVEVEKARAACVIHLQPDISASIPPHIKKDFYKAAPFIKAFAKGGKLKGGQLGTFINTIICSELRGTLSRMTQEQYIVRATVQFENLKKSFPLIHNGDKKRWFIETKDAEGNSISFPIRSSKYQTQFLEKSVNPKGGITMKPGDHSLIAERKLAVEWEKTEDGFKPSLKMFSDERVFVSIPFEISGGEETKPKRLLGIDTGEYGLGYTVLETKPKLKIVKQGFISHPSLGKIRETIRHGKTRQRTGMFRESSTKLADIRENAIGALRNRIHDIAVRYKAATIYEEQTSAFEPYNSSKKVSKVYKSVKRADIRNKRQEIKADKDERKLVWGTAKAPGKEIDAYATSNICSSCGESIYAHITREREKDSFPVTYEKDGFCKIKIGKHDINGISKQSGNTMTGREAINAVKNFSRQPVENLAGKNPVFQNRREAGEFKEKRGNQPVFTCPFCGHISDADIQASLIVGLIAYLQENENEKELWKRRKSRLGKIKQLISKNGNLKTGFSHIVPI, encoded by the coding sequence ATGAAATATAAAGGACTCACCGGATACAGTCTTCATCTCAAACGGATAGATTTTTCCGGCGGAAAAGCGACACGCGCCGTAAAATACCCAATTGATTGCAAAAACAAAAAACATCTGAAAAACCTCGCCGACCATATTTTCAGCGATTATCAGGCGATTGTCGGCGACTTCAACATAAACGACTGGATAAAAAACAAGGAAAAGGAAAAACATCCCTATTCGCTTTTTGATTTCTGGCGTGATTCACTGCGGGCGGGAGTGGTTTTCTTCCCAAACGCCGCGGAACTGATTGACCGGTTCAATCCTGACATTAAAGAGAGCATTAAAAGGCAAGTCCAAAAAACAAACCCTGATTTTTCCAATCTGGTCAAAGATTGGGACAAACTCATGGGATATGTCGTCCTGCCAAGAGAATTCAGAAGCAACAAGACCAAAGGTAAAGTTGAAGCAGAAATGAAAGAGATTTTCAAACTGGAAAAAGAAGAAACCATAGACGGCAACGCAAAAGAGTTTTGTTTCACAATAAAAAGCCTGATAGGAAAAGGCAAGGAAGAAAAACATAACATTCTGCTAAAAAAATACGGCATCAATCGCAACCTGTTATCCGAAACAGATATGGAAACAAATCTGACTTTTTGCCCTCATCCCGACATTCCGGCGAATCGGGAAGCCGACATCAAAGACCTGATGAATACGATTCAAAACATGTTCGGAGAAAAATACAAGGATCGCATGGGTCTTGATTCCGAATACAATTCCCAGTCAAACTACCTCGGAGCGCAACTCAAAAGGCTGCGCGAAGGGAAAACCGGAGAAATTAAAGCGGACATTCTCAAAGCCGCCCCCGTTTGGAAAGGTAAAGAAAAAGAACTTGAGAAGCGTCTGGATAAACTCTCCCAATGCGCGAAAAAACTTGCCGACCGCCCCGAACTTGCCGAATGGAGGATATACCGTCTTCAAATGGGCAAGATCAAATCTTATGTGTCAAACATTGAAACACAGAAAGGAAAAATAGAAGAGCAGATTGAAAAACACATTGAGGATTTCAAGGAAATAAGAAAAGACATTGAAGCGGGAGAGTTTCCCCTGTCCAAAGAGTATATGGAACACCTTCAAAAACTGGAAAACCTTGCCGTTGGGTTGAGGGGTAAAATGGAAGACTCGCCTCACGAGGAATTGAATTTCTACGACGACCTGATGGGAAGATTCCGCTCCGAACTGAACCGCCGGTATCAGGAAAGCGACACCAACAATAAAAAAGCGAAGTATGAAACGGCGGCGCACGCATACAAGAGCATTCACTCCGACCTGCGCAAGATACCGGCATTTCCCGGAGAAACCGCAAAGGAAATGTATAAAAAATACGCGGACTCATGGGAGCGTCTAAAAGCCGGAACTGAATTTCTGGCGGAAACCCTGAAAACCCCGGAAAGCGGCGGACGCAAGCCCGCGCAGGAAGATGAAGAGTTTCTGCTTGGGCGTTTGAACTCTCTCAAGAGAATATACGGCAAACAGAAAGAAAAAGACGCCACCCTGAGAAACGGCTCAATGAACACCGCAAGGTTTGCCGGAGTGGTGAGAAACGCGGTTCTCAAAGCGGCAAAGATTGATCTGCACGACTGCGGCGAAAAAGACTATTTCATCCGGGGAAAGGGCGTGAACTCGCAACGAAGATGGTCGGGCAAAGACCTTTCCGCAAACATCAAGGGGAAAAACCCCCTCCCGTTGATTGAGGGGCTTGTTAAAAATCTGCAACCCGACTGGAACGGCATATTCAAAATGAAAGGCGGTTTCAAAAACGCCATACACGAACTTCTTGACGCGGTTGAGGTTGAAAAAGCAAGAGCCGCATGTGTTATACACCTTCAACCCGACATTTCCGCGTCCATACCCCCGCATATAAAAAAGGACTTCTATAAAGCCGCGCCGTTTATAAAAGCGTTTGCAAAAGGCGGCAAGTTGAAAGGCGGGCAGTTGGGAACTTTCATTAACACAATCATCTGCTCCGAATTAAGGGGAACTCTGAGCCGTATGACACAGGAACAATACATAGTGCGGGCGACCGTTCAGTTTGAAAACCTGAAGAAAAGTTTCCCCCTCATCCACAACGGCGACAAAAAGAGATGGTTTATAGAAACAAAGGATGCGGAGGGGAATTCAATAAGTTTTCCAATCAGATCTTCAAAATATCAGACACAGTTTCTTGAAAAGTCCGTAAACCCGAAAGGCGGCATCACAATGAAGCCCGGCGACCATTCTTTAATCGCCGAAAGAAAACTGGCTGTTGAATGGGAAAAGACGGAGGACGGCTTCAAGCCCTCGCTTAAGATGTTTTCCGATGAAAGGGTGTTTGTCTCCATTCCCTTTGAAATATCGGGCGGGGAGGAAACAAAACCCAAACGGCTGCTCGGAATTGACACGGGGGAATACGGTCTCGGATACACTGTTCTTGAGACAAAACCCAAACTCAAAATTGTAAAACAGGGCTTTATCTCCCACCCGTCCCTCGGAAAGATAAGAGAAACCATCAGACACGGGAAAACGCGGCAACGAACCGGAATGTTCAGAGAATCCTCCACGAAACTCGCCGACATAAGGGAAAACGCCATAGGCGCTTTGAGAAACCGGATTCACGACATCGCCGTGCGCTACAAGGCGGCAACGATTTACGAAGAGCAGACAAGCGCGTTTGAACCATATAACTCTTCAAAAAAGGTTTCCAAAGTTTACAAGTCGGTCAAACGCGCCGACATTCGCAACAAAAGACAGGAAATTAAAGCCGACAAAGATGAGCGCAAACTTGTATGGGGAACTGCCAAAGCCCCCGGAAAAGAGATTGACGCATACGCCACAAGCAATATATGCAGTTCCTGCGGTGAAAGCATATACGCGCACATAACGCGGGAACGGGAAAAAGATAGTTTTCCGGTTACATACGAAAAAGACGGCTTTTGTAAAATCAAGATTGGAAAACACGACATAAACGGAATTTCAAAACAATCCGGCAATACGATGACCGGAAGGGAAGCCATCAATGCCGTAAAAAACTTTTCACGGCAGCCCGTTGAAAATCTGGCGGGAAAGAACCCCGTATTTCAAAACCGGAGGGAAGCCGGGGAATTCAAAGAAAAACGGGGAAATCAACCCGTTTTCACATGTCCGTTTTGCGGACATATTTCAGACGCGGACATTCAGGCATCTCTTATTGTGGGGCTCATTGCTTATCTGCAAGAGAATGAAAATGAAAAAGAACTGTGGAAAAGACGCAAATCAAGACTGGGAAAAATCAAACAACTGATTTCCAAAAACGGGAATCTGAAAACCGGATTCTCACACATAGTCCCAATTTAA
- the grxD gene encoding Grx4 family monothiol glutaredoxin: MAGDIISTIKSQVEGNRVLLYMKGSRDMPQCGFSARVVQILNALGVSYETVDVLRDEAIRQGIKDFSNWPTIPQLYVDGNFVGGCDICEEMFHNGELEKTLAEKE, from the coding sequence ATGGCAGGAGACATAATAAGCACAATCAAATCGCAAGTGGAGGGCAACCGCGTTCTTCTATACATGAAGGGAAGCAGGGATATGCCGCAGTGCGGTTTTTCCGCCCGCGTGGTGCAGATACTGAACGCGCTGGGGGTTTCCTACGAAACTGTTGACGTGCTGCGGGACGAGGCAATAAGGCAGGGGATAAAGGATTTTTCAAACTGGCCCACCATTCCCCAGCTTTACGTGGACGGCAACTTTGTGGGCGGTTGCGACATTTGCGAGGAGATGTTCCACAACGGGGAACTTGAGAAGACCCTCGCCGAAAAGGAATAA
- the atpD gene encoding F0F1 ATP synthase subunit beta has protein sequence MDGKVVQVMGPVVDVEFPEGGLPGIYDALKITNPAIGAEEWNLVLEVVQQIGGNRVRAVAMDSTEGLQRGQKVLNTGEGITVPVGEAALGRLINVVGEPIDEAGPIECDERWPIHRPAPDFVDQSTGLELFETGIKVIDLLAPFLRGGKIGLFGGAGVGKTVLLMELINNVAKEYGGVSVFGGVGERTREGNDLWMEMKESGVLGNTGLVFGQMNEPPGARARVALTALTLAEYFRDAKNQDVLLFIDNIFRFTQAGSEVSALLGRTPSAVGYQPTLSTDLGDLQERITSTTNGSITSVQAIYVPADDLTDPAPATTFAHLDGTIVLSRQLTELGIYPAVDPLDSTSRILEPKVVGEEHYRVARNVQEVLQRYKQLQEVIAILGMDELSEEDKLTVSRARKLQRFLSQPFFVAQQFTGAEGKYVPIKDTIEAFSEILSGAMDDVPEQAFYMVGGIEEVREKAAKIAA, from the coding sequence ATGGACGGAAAAGTTGTTCAGGTTATGGGGCCGGTGGTGGATGTTGAATTTCCCGAGGGCGGACTGCCCGGCATCTACGACGCCCTGAAGATAACAAACCCCGCCATCGGGGCGGAGGAATGGAATTTGGTGCTGGAGGTGGTTCAGCAGATAGGCGGCAACCGCGTGCGCGCCGTTGCCATGGATTCCACCGAGGGGCTTCAAAGGGGGCAGAAGGTGTTGAACACGGGCGAGGGCATAACCGTTCCCGTGGGCGAGGCGGCGCTTGGCCGTCTCATCAACGTTGTGGGAGAGCCCATAGACGAGGCGGGGCCGATTGAATGTGACGAGCGCTGGCCCATCCACCGCCCGGCGCCCGATTTTGTTGACCAGAGCACCGGCCTTGAACTGTTTGAGACGGGCATCAAGGTCATAGACCTGCTCGCCCCGTTCCTCAGGGGAGGCAAGATAGGGCTGTTCGGCGGCGCGGGAGTGGGGAAAACCGTTCTGCTTATGGAACTCATAAACAATGTTGCGAAGGAATACGGCGGCGTTTCGGTTTTCGGCGGCGTGGGGGAGCGCACGCGGGAAGGCAACGACCTGTGGATGGAGATGAAGGAGTCCGGCGTTCTGGGGAACACCGGCCTTGTGTTCGGGCAGATGAACGAGCCGCCCGGAGCGCGCGCAAGGGTGGCGCTTACCGCCCTGACCCTTGCCGAGTATTTCAGGGATGCAAAAAATCAGGACGTTCTCCTGTTCATAGACAACATTTTCCGCTTTACCCAGGCGGGCTCCGAGGTCTCCGCGCTTCTCGGGCGCACGCCGTCGGCGGTCGGTTACCAGCCGACGCTTTCAACCGACCTGGGAGACCTTCAGGAGAGGATCACCTCAACCACGAACGGCTCCATCACCTCGGTTCAGGCGATATACGTCCCCGCGGACGACCTGACCGACCCCGCCCCGGCGACCACTTTCGCCCATCTGGACGGCACAATAGTGCTTTCGCGCCAGTTGACGGAACTGGGCATATACCCGGCGGTTGACCCGCTTGACTCAACTTCGCGCATCCTTGAGCCCAAGGTTGTGGGAGAGGAGCATTACAGGGTTGCGCGAAACGTTCAGGAGGTTCTCCAGCGTTACAAGCAGCTTCAGGAGGTAATTGCAATTCTCGGCATGGATGAACTTTCCGAGGAGGACAAACTCACGGTTTCGCGGGCGAGGAAACTTCAGAGGTTTCTTTCCCAGCCGTTTTTTGTCGCCCAGCAGTTCACCGGAGCCGAGGGCAAATACGTCCCAATCAAGGACACCATAGAGGCTTTCAGCGAAATCCTTTCCGGCGCAATGGACGATGTTCCCGAGCAGGCGTTTTACATGGTGGGCGGCATTGAAGAGGTCAGGGAGAAAGCGGCGAAGATTGCCGCCTGA